A window from Exiguobacterium marinum DSM 16307 encodes these proteins:
- a CDS encoding ABC transporter ATP-binding protein: MINCVDVGKKYGNTWSLHPIREEINPGRIVALCGSNGAGKSTLLNLMNGTIEPSTGIIQLNGYTIKQRTKYNQNFGYMPDDFSFDGAWTVEETFAYYSFLQGARPIPKILERVGLYEHKQKRVAELSKGMRQRLLLSQALVSEPDILLLDEPTNGLDPIWMHTLGDILRQEAERGATIVFSTHQLDVAAMLSDEVWMMRAGSVCGKVYVQEEQAAYERLREFFFESKDDTCQIDVARTK; encoded by the coding sequence ATGATTAACTGTGTAGACGTAGGCAAAAAGTATGGTAATACATGGTCGCTCCATCCTATTCGTGAAGAAATTAATCCGGGGCGAATTGTTGCATTATGCGGGAGCAACGGAGCTGGGAAATCGACGCTTTTGAATCTAATGAACGGTACGATTGAACCGAGCACCGGGATCATTCAATTGAACGGCTATACAATCAAACAACGGACGAAATATAATCAAAACTTTGGATACATGCCGGACGATTTCTCATTTGACGGCGCATGGACAGTTGAAGAGACGTTTGCTTATTATTCTTTTTTGCAAGGGGCACGCCCGATTCCTAAAATTCTTGAGCGGGTCGGATTGTATGAACATAAGCAAAAGCGCGTCGCCGAACTCTCGAAAGGGATGCGCCAACGGCTCCTGCTGTCTCAAGCACTTGTGAGCGAACCGGATATTCTTTTACTAGATGAGCCGACGAATGGCCTAGACCCCATTTGGATGCATACACTCGGAGACATATTACGACAGGAAGCCGAGCGAGGGGCGACCATCGTGTTTTCAACGCATCAGTTGGACGTTGCTGCTATGTTGTCAGACGAAGTCTGGATGATGCGAGCAGGTTCTGTTTGTGGGAAGGTATATGTTCAAGAAGAACAGGCCGCATACGAACGACTGAGAGAATTCTTTTTCGAATCGAAAGATGACACTTGTCAAATAGACGTGGCTCGCACAAAATAA
- a CDS encoding membrane protein: MSLWRMEWARTLRQRENYVFLFTWVLTLVLLGGLGQALPVAANYTNISATLITVLGLLLPLFILLTTALHWGQERESKRLNLLSTFTYPKWKLIFVRFSTFLVTQVLILLLAFLIASLVVGQSIQTWMILLSYAIGLTIYAAALGTLLGLVGRTRIRAILLAFLTWVLLILLWPTILVTIISWLPYGMQVNGMIVMLFMNGFDLMRIWASTAASSSDVFGDVYLDLLSWMNRPIGYAVVWATLLTMSGFLLWLASILVWRKTS; encoded by the coding sequence ATGTCGTTATGGAGAATGGAATGGGCACGCACCCTACGGCAACGAGAAAATTACGTTTTCTTATTCACATGGGTTCTCACGCTCGTTCTACTAGGGGGGCTTGGACAAGCATTACCGGTTGCTGCGAACTATACGAATATAAGCGCAACGCTCATCACGGTGCTCGGTTTGTTGCTCCCTCTTTTTATTTTATTGACGACGGCACTCCATTGGGGGCAAGAGCGGGAGTCGAAGCGACTGAACTTGCTGTCAACGTTCACCTATCCGAAGTGGAAGCTGATTTTCGTTCGGTTCAGCACTTTTTTGGTCACGCAAGTACTCATTCTATTATTGGCATTCCTCATTGCCTCGCTCGTGGTCGGGCAATCGATTCAGACATGGATGATTCTGCTTTCCTATGCGATTGGATTGACGATCTATGCTGCAGCGCTCGGTACGTTACTTGGGTTAGTGGGACGTACGCGGATTCGGGCGATATTGCTTGCTTTTTTAACGTGGGTCCTCCTCATATTACTTTGGCCGACAATTCTCGTGACCATCATTTCCTGGCTCCCTTACGGCATGCAAGTGAACGGGATGATCGTTATGTTGTTTATGAATGGATTTGATTTGATGCGAATTTGGGCCAGTACAGCGGCGTCATCATCAGACGTTTTTGGAGATGTCTATCTTGATCTATTGAGTTGGATGAATCGACCGATTGGGTATGCAGTGGTTTGGGCGACCTTACTTACGATGAGTGGCTTCTTACTATGGCTTGCTTCGATATTGGTTTGGAGGAAAACGTCATGA
- a CDS encoding nitrous oxide reductase accessory protein NosL, with protein MKSYKQVAGLLSVAGLSLALGACSSASAEPFDIKWGETECEVCKMKIMDEQFAAEAIMENEKGYAFDDIGCLMRDWYPEQKEEDIAAMYVKDFNTKDWVELDEAMFVYDKESKTPMAYNILSFAKEADAEAYMEDNGGEMMDFDQLKDHTWERGEMKMMMDGEGSMDHNHDGDTEMDMEMEEEGQ; from the coding sequence ATGAAATCGTATAAACAAGTAGCAGGATTATTATCAGTAGCAGGACTATCTTTAGCACTCGGTGCATGTTCAAGTGCATCGGCAGAACCGTTTGATATCAAATGGGGCGAAACCGAATGTGAAGTATGTAAAATGAAAATTATGGATGAGCAGTTTGCAGCGGAAGCGATCATGGAAAATGAAAAAGGATATGCATTTGATGACATCGGTTGTCTCATGCGAGATTGGTATCCTGAACAAAAAGAAGAAGACATCGCTGCAATGTATGTGAAGGACTTCAATACGAAAGATTGGGTCGAATTAGACGAAGCGATGTTTGTTTACGACAAAGAGTCAAAAACACCGATGGCTTATAATATTCTCTCGTTCGCAAAAGAGGCAGACGCTGAAGCCTATATGGAAGACAATGGCGGCGAAATGATGGACTTTGATCAATTAAAAGATCATACGTGGGAACGCGGCGAGATGAAGATGATGATGGACGGCGAAGGTTCGATGGACCATAATCATGATGGTGATACGGAAATGGACATGGAAATGGAAGAAGAAGGGCAGTAA
- a CDS encoding NosD domain-containing protein encodes MKRLLIFILFMCWMPHANAEGASIPVTEPIVIESNNSFDGAGKTYTSCGHPAFIIKGTGAVLERVSIQQCEGDEAPAIHVSGLGHQLLDVSIESSGTGLLIEDSYGVRVIRTAVYGNGQADGVALLNSEAAELKGVVVKGVRDGIYIENGSQHTIVRPVISYSRYGIHLMFPTDLVISVPELHHNLTGAMIMGTNRVVFKNGNVHDQFGGTATGLMLYEAVDTTIEMTNIYGNHIGLYAEQSEGTILERNAINGNDIGFQLKQATGMMILQNNLLGNRESVTMVESYENIVQGNVWDGTTLDLDRDGYSEIPFRTDPYLFLLTDSYEAFELLYGSPGLLLLENILRSPEDLSLTDITPQTYSATWQWNGSIWSLGSIILFIMIWIIGRKRHEIV; translated from the coding sequence ATGAAACGGTTACTGATATTCATCCTATTTATGTGTTGGATGCCGCATGCGAATGCGGAAGGAGCATCGATTCCGGTGACTGAACCGATTGTTATCGAATCGAATAACAGTTTTGATGGGGCTGGAAAAACGTATACGAGTTGTGGTCATCCCGCTTTTATTATAAAAGGAACGGGTGCAGTGCTTGAACGTGTGTCGATTCAGCAGTGCGAGGGTGATGAGGCACCGGCGATTCACGTATCTGGTCTTGGACATCAGCTACTCGATGTGTCGATTGAGTCTTCAGGTACCGGTCTGTTGATTGAAGATAGTTACGGTGTTCGTGTCATACGAACTGCTGTGTATGGGAACGGCCAGGCGGATGGAGTCGCACTTCTAAATAGCGAAGCGGCAGAATTAAAAGGAGTCGTTGTCAAAGGTGTGCGAGATGGGATTTACATAGAAAACGGGTCCCAGCACACGATTGTTCGACCGGTTATTTCCTATTCTCGATATGGCATTCATTTGATGTTTCCGACCGACCTTGTGATTTCGGTACCGGAACTACATCATAACTTGACAGGTGCGATGATTATGGGAACGAATCGGGTCGTTTTCAAAAATGGGAATGTGCACGACCAATTCGGCGGAACGGCGACGGGATTGATGTTATATGAGGCCGTCGACACAACAATTGAGATGACGAATATTTACGGAAATCATATCGGTTTATATGCGGAGCAGTCAGAAGGAACGATTCTTGAACGGAATGCGATCAATGGAAACGATATTGGATTTCAATTGAAACAAGCAACAGGGATGATGATTCTTCAAAATAATCTACTAGGGAATCGTGAATCGGTGACAATGGTCGAGTCATATGAAAATATTGTGCAAGGTAATGTTTGGGATGGTACGACACTTGACCTAGACCGTGACGGTTATAGTGAGATTCCATTTCGTACCGATCCGTATTTATTTTTATTAACGGATTCATATGAGGCATTTGAATTATTGTACGGGTCACCGGGTCTTCTTCTACTAGAAAACATACTGAGAAGCCCGGAAGACTTATCTTTGACAGATATTACGCCACAAACCTATTCCGCGACGTGGCAATGGAACGGTTCGATTTGGAGCTTAGGGAGTATCATTTTATTCATCATGATTTGGATAATTGGGAGGAAAAGACATGAAATCGTATAA
- a CDS encoding ABC transporter substrate-binding protein produces MKRKWKLSTAVMTAGMVLSLAACGGGSLTDEGSSEGNADSGDKKDVTLNVFQFKAEIAKDLEAMAKEYEEETGVKVTVQTVGGGADYGAALKSQFASGNEPDIFNNGGFTEAQTWKDKLEDLSSEKWVGDLTEVAKEPMTMDGKLYGMPMNLEGYGFIYNKELFEKAGIDELPKTLSELTTAAEKLDKAGVTPFSVGYAEFWILGIHLLNIPMAQQDDPDAFIQALNENKAKFEDNEQFQEFLKLFDLTIKYGNKNPLTTDYNTQVTQFAQGETAMLQQGNWAQQMIFDVNPDIEMGFVPIPINDDAEKMDRLPVGVPNNWVVNKNSKYKEEAKDFLEWMATSDTGKDYMVNKFKFIPAFKSVEANDLGPLADDILAYSNEGKTISWNWFKYPDGAVNEYGALMQAYVGEQKTGEEMLQDFTKVWQDKVK; encoded by the coding sequence ATGAAGCGGAAGTGGAAATTATCGACAGCGGTTATGACAGCCGGAATGGTTTTATCACTCGCGGCATGTGGTGGAGGATCACTGACGGACGAAGGGTCTTCTGAAGGAAATGCGGACAGCGGAGATAAAAAAGACGTCACGTTGAACGTCTTCCAATTCAAAGCGGAGATCGCCAAAGATCTTGAAGCGATGGCAAAAGAGTATGAAGAAGAAACGGGTGTCAAAGTGACCGTTCAAACGGTCGGTGGCGGTGCGGACTATGGTGCGGCCTTAAAATCACAATTTGCTTCAGGAAACGAACCAGACATTTTCAACAACGGTGGATTCACGGAAGCACAAACATGGAAAGACAAACTCGAGGACTTATCGAGTGAGAAATGGGTAGGAGACTTGACCGAAGTCGCCAAAGAACCGATGACGATGGACGGTAAACTGTATGGTATGCCGATGAATCTTGAAGGGTACGGTTTTATTTATAATAAAGAACTGTTTGAAAAAGCAGGCATCGATGAGTTGCCAAAAACGCTTTCTGAATTGACTACTGCAGCTGAAAAATTAGATAAGGCGGGAGTTACACCATTCTCTGTCGGTTATGCAGAGTTTTGGATTTTAGGAATTCACTTATTAAATATCCCGATGGCTCAGCAAGATGATCCAGATGCGTTTATTCAAGCGCTTAACGAAAATAAAGCGAAGTTTGAAGACAACGAACAGTTCCAGGAATTCTTGAAGCTGTTTGATTTGACGATTAAATACGGGAATAAAAATCCACTGACGACAGACTATAACACTCAAGTCACACAGTTCGCTCAAGGAGAGACAGCGATGCTCCAACAAGGAAACTGGGCACAACAGATGATCTTTGATGTCAATCCGGATATAGAGATGGGCTTCGTTCCAATCCCGATCAACGACGATGCTGAGAAGATGGACCGACTCCCGGTCGGTGTCCCGAACAACTGGGTCGTCAACAAAAACTCGAAGTATAAAGAAGAAGCAAAAGATTTCTTAGAGTGGATGGCGACGTCTGATACAGGTAAAGACTACATGGTCAACAAGTTCAAATTTATCCCGGCCTTCAAGTCGGTTGAAGCGAATGATCTTGGACCACTTGCAGATGATATCTTAGCCTATTCAAATGAAGGGAAGACAATCTCTTGGAACTGGTTCAAGTATCCGGATGGTGCCGTGAATGAATATGGTGCACTCATGCAGGCGTATGTTGGTGAACAAAAAACAGGTGAAGAAATGCTTCAAGACTTCACTAAAGTTTGGCAAGACAAAGTGAAATAA